One genomic window of Luteitalea pratensis includes the following:
- a CDS encoding VWA domain-containing protein: protein MAPDSSRRSSAWSRLPLSLASAGIAITALFTWATGVNVTAAQAPASPPPPQPATTRSEAQEPAPTFRAATSAVVLDVVVRDKKGRTITDLRQNEVQVLEDGKPVELQAFGLVSGTSPLVTAREAATGQPDPLRRVTLITLVFETLTQNGRDLARRAALQFAARELPAGQWVSIYRLDQRLWHAQAFTRSPAEIRAGILAATHAGGRETVMDTVATGRSTTGPPPVAAAEVGGRAPGAGVGGAADQVAIGANAADAAVNAVLERVALMVEKADIDQRGQSTLFPLMALVKAQGSLEGRKALVLFSEGFVVPPNLEEVFRATVSEANRANVSVYAVDARGLDSARSLEGARTALDSSARNSQRQMMTRGNEPVTVEDVMNAETAEGALHKDLQGTLQMLAEETGGILVANSNNLAERLDRVSADLDAYYQLAYTPATTTYDGRFRKIEVRVARRGVDVQSRSGYFALPPTDGAPLLPYELPMLAAASATPLPTPFRVGATTFRFGVTPRGVQHTVLVEVPLDQLTFEEDRREKKYALRFTVMALVRNEKDEIIERLSDSFPLEGPLERVEALKRGRLVFKRQVWLAPGRYSVLAVARDQTTERSSVHSMTVVVPDATASVPLVSSLAVIRRVEPASEQPDAVEDPFRTDQLRIVPSLDTPISRATNPQVSAYVVVYPDRGRVPSLTFEFQRGGAVIGRSAAELPAPDRDGRIKYVASFPTKIFEPGTYVLRAVATLDGRTNSSDVSFTIVP, encoded by the coding sequence ATGGCCCCCGATTCTTCGCGTCGCTCGTCTGCGTGGTCGCGGCTGCCGTTGTCACTGGCGAGCGCAGGCATCGCAATCACGGCGCTCTTCACGTGGGCCACAGGAGTGAATGTGACCGCCGCGCAGGCGCCCGCATCACCGCCACCTCCACAACCGGCCACGACCAGGAGCGAGGCGCAGGAGCCCGCGCCGACCTTCCGAGCCGCGACGTCGGCCGTGGTGCTCGACGTTGTCGTCCGCGACAAGAAGGGTCGGACGATCACCGACCTGCGCCAGAACGAGGTGCAGGTGCTCGAAGATGGAAAGCCGGTCGAACTCCAGGCGTTCGGCCTGGTATCGGGCACCTCGCCCCTGGTGACGGCCAGGGAAGCGGCAACGGGCCAGCCCGATCCGCTCCGCCGCGTGACCTTGATCACGCTGGTCTTCGAAACGCTGACGCAGAACGGACGCGATCTCGCGAGGCGCGCCGCGCTGCAGTTCGCGGCACGCGAGTTGCCGGCCGGGCAGTGGGTCTCGATCTACAGGCTCGATCAGCGTTTGTGGCACGCACAGGCGTTCACGCGCTCGCCTGCTGAGATCCGCGCCGGCATCCTCGCCGCAACACACGCGGGCGGCCGCGAGACTGTCATGGACACGGTCGCGACGGGTCGATCCACGACCGGGCCGCCACCGGTCGCAGCCGCCGAGGTCGGCGGACGGGCGCCCGGTGCCGGTGTGGGCGGCGCGGCCGATCAGGTGGCCATCGGCGCCAACGCTGCCGACGCCGCGGTCAATGCGGTCCTCGAGCGCGTCGCGCTGATGGTGGAGAAGGCAGACATCGATCAGCGTGGACAGTCGACGCTGTTTCCCCTCATGGCCCTCGTCAAGGCGCAGGGCTCGCTGGAGGGCCGGAAGGCGCTGGTGCTCTTCTCCGAAGGCTTCGTGGTGCCGCCCAATCTCGAGGAGGTCTTCCGTGCGACCGTCAGCGAGGCCAATCGCGCCAACGTCAGCGTCTACGCGGTCGACGCGCGCGGTCTCGACTCGGCCCGCTCGCTCGAGGGCGCCCGCACGGCCCTCGACAGCTCGGCGCGCAACAGCCAGCGCCAGATGATGACCCGCGGCAACGAGCCGGTGACGGTCGAGGACGTGATGAACGCCGAGACCGCCGAGGGCGCGCTGCACAAGGACCTGCAGGGCACACTGCAGATGCTGGCCGAGGAGACGGGCGGCATCCTCGTGGCCAACTCGAACAACCTCGCCGAGCGGCTCGACCGCGTCTCGGCTGACCTCGACGCCTATTACCAGCTCGCCTACACGCCCGCGACCACGACATACGACGGCAGGTTCAGGAAGATCGAAGTGAGGGTCGCCCGCCGCGGCGTCGACGTACAGTCGCGCAGCGGGTACTTCGCGCTGCCTCCCACAGACGGTGCGCCGTTGCTGCCATACGAGCTGCCGATGCTCGCGGCCGCATCGGCCACGCCGCTGCCGACGCCGTTCCGGGTCGGCGCGACAACGTTCCGGTTCGGCGTGACGCCGCGCGGGGTGCAGCACACCGTGCTCGTCGAGGTCCCGCTCGATCAGCTCACGTTCGAGGAGGACCGCCGCGAGAAGAAATACGCGCTGCGGTTCACGGTGATGGCGCTCGTGCGCAACGAGAAGGACGAGATCATCGAGCGCCTCAGCGACTCTTTTCCGCTCGAAGGCCCACTCGAACGCGTGGAGGCGCTCAAGCGCGGGCGGCTGGTGTTCAAGAGGCAGGTCTGGCTCGCACCCGGCCGTTATTCGGTGCTGGCCGTGGCGCGCGATCAGACGACGGAGCGCTCCAGCGTGCACTCCATGACGGTCGTCGTGCCGGACGCGACCGCGAGCGTGCCGCTCGTGAGTTCGCTCGCCGTGATCAGGCGCGTGGAGCCGGCCAGCGAACAGCCAGATGCCGTCGAGGATCCATTCCGCACCGACCAACTGCGCATCGTTCCCAGCCTCGACACGCCGATCTCGCGCGCGACCAACCCGCAGGTGTCGGCCTACGTCGTCGTCTACCCGGATCGGGGCCGCGTCCCCTCGCTGACGTTCGAGTTCCAGCGCGGCGGCGCGGTGATCGGCCGCTCGGCGGCGGAATTGCCGGCTCCCGATCGCGACGGCCGGATCAAGTACGTGGCTTCGTTCCCGACGAAGATCTTCGAGCCGGGGACGTACGTGCTGCGCGCGGTGGCGACGCTCGACGGCCGAACCAACTCGTCGGACGTCTCTTTCACGATAGTGCCCTGA
- a CDS encoding tetratricopeptide repeat protein — MRSPVLVLALCASLAASSLAAQAPQAGATPPAFARAYALQTAGEFAQAAEAYTAFLQQYPDNVEARSNLGVVLARLGRTDEAVAAYRAALERSPSQQAIRLNLGLALYKAARFDEAAETFAAVVAAQPMNLQARYLQADCLLRLGKPEAVVAILEPVAASRDADRVVAYLLGMAYLRTNQPQRGQVLIDRILSKGDSAEARVLMGMAKRSVQDLAGGLEDLKRAVELNPDLPGVHTLYGQALLETGNRDLAVRELEAEFARNPTDFEANLLLGMLAKEDFAFDKARGHLQRALVMRPGHLSVRFQLAAIHVSLGETEAARTMLEAIAAEAPSFIEARVSLATVYYRLKLRDLGDKERAVVDELNRQAQARQPGAAPSLAQPVPPATPPR; from the coding sequence GTGAGATCGCCGGTGCTGGTCCTCGCGTTGTGTGCGAGCCTGGCCGCCTCGTCCCTGGCAGCGCAGGCCCCGCAGGCTGGTGCGACGCCGCCCGCGTTTGCGCGCGCCTACGCCCTGCAGACGGCCGGCGAGTTCGCGCAGGCCGCCGAGGCCTACACCGCCTTCCTGCAGCAGTACCCGGACAACGTCGAGGCACGCTCGAACCTCGGTGTGGTGCTGGCGCGCCTGGGCCGGACCGACGAGGCCGTCGCCGCCTACCGGGCGGCCCTCGAGCGCTCGCCGTCGCAGCAGGCGATCCGCCTGAACCTCGGCCTGGCGTTGTACAAGGCTGCCCGCTTCGACGAGGCGGCGGAGACGTTCGCCGCCGTGGTCGCCGCGCAGCCGATGAACCTGCAGGCCCGCTATCTCCAGGCCGACTGCCTGCTCCGGCTGGGCAAGCCGGAGGCAGTCGTCGCAATCCTCGAACCTGTCGCCGCTTCGCGCGACGCCGACCGCGTCGTCGCCTACCTGCTCGGCATGGCGTATCTGCGCACGAATCAGCCGCAACGAGGGCAGGTGCTGATCGACCGCATCCTGAGCAAGGGCGACTCCGCCGAAGCGCGGGTGCTCATGGGCATGGCCAAGCGCTCGGTCCAGGATCTCGCTGGCGGGCTCGAGGATCTGAAACGAGCCGTCGAGCTCAATCCCGATCTCCCGGGCGTGCACACCCTGTACGGGCAGGCCTTGCTCGAGACCGGCAATCGCGATCTCGCCGTCCGTGAGCTCGAGGCCGAGTTCGCACGTAATCCGACCGACTTCGAGGCCAACCTCCTCCTCGGCATGCTGGCCAAGGAAGACTTCGCGTTCGACAAGGCTCGTGGACACTTGCAGCGGGCCCTCGTCATGCGCCCCGGTCACCTCTCGGTCCGCTTCCAGTTGGCCGCGATCCATGTGTCGCTCGGCGAGACCGAGGCCGCCAGGACGATGCTGGAGGCGATCGCTGCAGAGGCACCGTCCTTCATCGAGGCGCGTGTGTCGCTGGCCACGGTGTACTACCGCCTGAAACTACGCGACCTCGGCGACAAGGAGCGAGCCGTGGTGGACGAACTCAACCGTCAGGCGCAGGCACGCCAGCCAGGTGCTGCGCCATCACTTGCACAGCCCGTCCCGCCGGCGACGCCACCACGGTGA